Proteins co-encoded in one Malus sylvestris chromosome 9, drMalSylv7.2, whole genome shotgun sequence genomic window:
- the LOC126582167 gene encoding ubiquitin carboxyl-terminal hydrolase 6-like isoform X1 — protein sequence MLNVSVKWQKELLKAVEIDTTQPPYVFKCQLYDLTGVPPERQKIMVKGGLLKDDADWSTLGVKDGQKLMMMGTADEVVKAPEKAIVFAEDLPEEEQALHLGYGAGLFNLGNTCYMNSTIQCLHSVPELKSALIKYSHSERSNDVDQTSHMLTIATRGLFSELDKSVKAVAPMQFWMVLRKKYPQFGQQHNGTFMQQDAEECWSQLLYTLSQSLRSSSSSESPDSVKALFGIELVSRVHCVESGEESSEAESVYSLKCHISHEVNHLHEGLKHGLKSELEKNSPSLGRSAIYVKESLINGLPRYLTIQFVRFFWKRESNQKAKILRKVDYPLQLDIFDLCSDDLRKTLEAPRQRLRDEEGKKLGLKPSEKSSDSKDKDIEMSDVEGSSNRSGESSNPTSDEAAGAMTGIYDLVAVLTHKGRSADSGHYVAWVKQESGKWIQYDDDNPYPQKEEDITKLSGGGDWHMAYICLYKARTIRM from the exons ATGCTTAACG TGAGTGTAAAATGGCAAAAGGAGCTGTTGAAAGCTGTGGAAATTGATACTACTCAGCCACCTTATGTATTTAAATGCCAACTATACGACTTAACGGGGGTACCTCCTGAAAGACAGAAGATAATGGTTAAAGGTGGTTTATTGAAG GATGATGCAGACTGGTCGACTCTAGGAGTAAAAGAC GGTCAAAAATTGATGATGATGGGGACAGCAGATGAGGTTGTCAAGGCTCCAGAGAAGGCTATTGTATTTGCAGAAGATCTCCCAGAAGAAGAACAAGCTCTTCACTTG GGTTATGGTGCTGGTCTATTTAACTTGGGAAACACCTGCTATATGAACTCCACCATACAATGTCTGCATTCTGTTCCAGAGTTGAAATCAGCTTTGATAAA GTATTCACATTCTGAAAGAAGCAATGATGTGGATCAGACCTCTCATATGTTGACTATTGCAACTCGTGGTTTATTTAGTGAACTGGATAAAAGTGTCAAGGCTGTGGCACCCATGCAATTTTGGATG GTATTGCGCAAAAAATATCCTCAATTTGGTCAGCAGCATAATGGTACCTTCATGCAACAG GATGCTGAAGAATGTTGGTCACAGCTTTTATACACCCTTTCTCAATCTCTAAGATCGTCCAGTTCTAg TGAAAGTCCAGACTCTGTTAAAGCACTTTTCGGAATTGAACTTGTTAGCAG GGTGCACTGCGTAGAAAGTGGGGAAGAGAGCTCAGAAGCAGAGTCAGTTTATTCTCTGAAGTGCCACATATCACATGAGGTGAACCATTTGCATGAAGGGTTAAAACAT GGTTTAAAATCAGAACTGGAAAAAAATTCTCCTTCCTTGGGGCGTAGCGCCATCTATGTCAAGGAGTCTCTTATCAATGGCCTTCCAAG GTACCTGACCATTCAGTTTGTACGTTTTTTCTGGAAGAGGGAATCAAATCAGAAGGCCAAGATTTTGCGG AAAGTCGATTACCCTTTGCAATTGGATATTTTTGATCTGTGTTCAGATGATCTTCGCAAAACATTGGAAGCTCCTCGTCAG AGACTGAGGGATGAGGAAGGTAAAAAACTTGGTTTGAAACCCAGTGAAAAGAGCTCTGATTCAAAAGACAAGGATATCGAGATGTCTGATGTGGAG GGATCCTCAAACAGAAGTGGAGAATCATCTAATCCTACATCAGATGAAG CTGCAGGTGCTATGACTGGAATTTATGATTTGGTTGCTGTGCTGACACACAAGGGTCGTAGTGCAGACTCTGGCCATTATGTTGCCTGGGTCAAGCAAGAAAGTG GGAAATGGATCCAATATGACGATGACAATCCCTACCCACAGAAGGAGGAAGACATCACCAAACTCTCTGGAGGAG GTGATTGGCATATGGCCTATATCTGCTTGTACAAGGCCCGTACCATCCGCATGTGA
- the LOC126633850 gene encoding phosphoglycerate kinase, chloroplastic-like, with translation MFSKKLQELEKQLIDDNDEDDECDTEDSISPEVEKLVASLLEGGVLLLENVRFYKEEEKNDHEHAKKLAVLADLYVNDAFGTAHRAHASTKGVTKFLRPSVASFLLQKELDYLVGAVSSPKRPFAAIVGGSKVSSKIGVIDSSTFSPYMFG, from the coding sequence ATGTTTAGCAAAAAGCTGCAAGAGTTGGAGAAACAGCTTATCGACGATAACGACGAGGACGACGAATGCGACACTGAGGATTCTATTAGTCCAGAAGTAGAGAAGCTGGTGGCTTCACTTCTTGAAGGTGGTGTTCTTCTTCTTGAAAATGTGAGGTTTTacaaggaagaagagaagaatgATCATGAGCATGCAAAGAAGCTTGCCGTTTTAGCAGATCTTTATGTTAACGATGCATTTGGGACTGCACATAGAGCTCATGCCTCAACTAAGGGAGTCACAAAATTCTTGAGGCCATCTGTAGCCAGTTTCCTTTTGCAGAAGGAACTCGACTATCTCGTTGGGGCAGTATCAAGCCCCAAAAGGCCATTTGCTGCCATTGTTGGTGGTTCAAAGGTCTCATCCAAGATCGGAGTGATTGACAGTTCAACATTCTCACCCTATATGTTTGGCTGA
- the LOC126582167 gene encoding ubiquitin carboxyl-terminal hydrolase 6-like isoform X2, translating into MLNVSVKWQKELLKAVEIDTTQPPYVFKCQLYDLTGVPPERQKIMVKGGLLKDDADWSTLGVKDGQKLMMMGTADEVVKAPEKAIVFAEDLPEEEQALHLGYGAGLFNLGNTCYMNSTIQCLHSVPELKSALIKYSHSERSNDVDQTSHMLTIATRGLFSELDKSVKAVAPMQFWMVLRKKYPQFGQQHNGTFMQQDAEECWSQLLYTLSQSLRSSSSSESPDSVKALFGIELVSRVHCVESGEESSEAESVYSLKCHISHEVNHLHEGLKHGLKSELEKNSPSLGRSAIYVKESLINGLPRYLTIQFVRFFWKRESNQKAKILRKVDYPLQLDIFDLCSDDLRKTLEAPRQRLRDEEGKKLGLKPSEKSSDSKDKDIEMSDVEGSSNRSGESSNPTSDEGAMTGIYDLVAVLTHKGRSADSGHYVAWVKQESGKWIQYDDDNPYPQKEEDITKLSGGGDWHMAYICLYKARTIRM; encoded by the exons ATGCTTAACG TGAGTGTAAAATGGCAAAAGGAGCTGTTGAAAGCTGTGGAAATTGATACTACTCAGCCACCTTATGTATTTAAATGCCAACTATACGACTTAACGGGGGTACCTCCTGAAAGACAGAAGATAATGGTTAAAGGTGGTTTATTGAAG GATGATGCAGACTGGTCGACTCTAGGAGTAAAAGAC GGTCAAAAATTGATGATGATGGGGACAGCAGATGAGGTTGTCAAGGCTCCAGAGAAGGCTATTGTATTTGCAGAAGATCTCCCAGAAGAAGAACAAGCTCTTCACTTG GGTTATGGTGCTGGTCTATTTAACTTGGGAAACACCTGCTATATGAACTCCACCATACAATGTCTGCATTCTGTTCCAGAGTTGAAATCAGCTTTGATAAA GTATTCACATTCTGAAAGAAGCAATGATGTGGATCAGACCTCTCATATGTTGACTATTGCAACTCGTGGTTTATTTAGTGAACTGGATAAAAGTGTCAAGGCTGTGGCACCCATGCAATTTTGGATG GTATTGCGCAAAAAATATCCTCAATTTGGTCAGCAGCATAATGGTACCTTCATGCAACAG GATGCTGAAGAATGTTGGTCACAGCTTTTATACACCCTTTCTCAATCTCTAAGATCGTCCAGTTCTAg TGAAAGTCCAGACTCTGTTAAAGCACTTTTCGGAATTGAACTTGTTAGCAG GGTGCACTGCGTAGAAAGTGGGGAAGAGAGCTCAGAAGCAGAGTCAGTTTATTCTCTGAAGTGCCACATATCACATGAGGTGAACCATTTGCATGAAGGGTTAAAACAT GGTTTAAAATCAGAACTGGAAAAAAATTCTCCTTCCTTGGGGCGTAGCGCCATCTATGTCAAGGAGTCTCTTATCAATGGCCTTCCAAG GTACCTGACCATTCAGTTTGTACGTTTTTTCTGGAAGAGGGAATCAAATCAGAAGGCCAAGATTTTGCGG AAAGTCGATTACCCTTTGCAATTGGATATTTTTGATCTGTGTTCAGATGATCTTCGCAAAACATTGGAAGCTCCTCGTCAG AGACTGAGGGATGAGGAAGGTAAAAAACTTGGTTTGAAACCCAGTGAAAAGAGCTCTGATTCAAAAGACAAGGATATCGAGATGTCTGATGTGGAG GGATCCTCAAACAGAAGTGGAGAATCATCTAATCCTACATCAGATGAAG GTGCTATGACTGGAATTTATGATTTGGTTGCTGTGCTGACACACAAGGGTCGTAGTGCAGACTCTGGCCATTATGTTGCCTGGGTCAAGCAAGAAAGTG GGAAATGGATCCAATATGACGATGACAATCCCTACCCACAGAAGGAGGAAGACATCACCAAACTCTCTGGAGGAG GTGATTGGCATATGGCCTATATCTGCTTGTACAAGGCCCGTACCATCCGCATGTGA